Genomic segment of Rattus norvegicus strain BN/NHsdMcwi chromosome 7, GRCr8, whole genome shotgun sequence:
GCTCCCCCTCCGCCCCCCCCACGTCATCCCCTCCCTCGCCGCACTCTCCTCCGCGCGCGCGCATGACTCACTCACCTCCTCTGCGAAGCCTCGTGACCCAAAGCCACTTCCGGGTCCGAGATAACGTAGACTCTCGAGCCAGAGGGCGCGATGGAGGCGGGGCCACGGGACTCCTGAGTGGCGGACGTGAGGGGTGAGGCGGAGCCTGTGCCAGCGTGCCGCTTTCTGATTGGTAGGCTCCTGGACACTACCCCCCCCCAGGAGGGACCGAATAGCATAAAAGATACTCGCTCTCCGCTCCAGAGGTCAGTATCTTGAGTCTAATACGTCGATCATACCATGTTGAAGATGAGCGGGTGGCAGCGACAGAGCCAAAATAACAGCCGGAACCTGAGGAGAGAGGCGAGTACTGACTCCGTCTACCCCTTACTTTCCCATCCTCGCCAACATAGCTATTCCACAAAGTTAGAGGCAACTGTCCTTGAGGGTGTAGCCCCACCCCTTCCACTGTGAGTTTGTAGACTGAGGGGCGAGTGAAGGCGGGTAATTCCTGATTCGGGAATGGTGCTTACAGGCCACCTCTTTGGGCGATTGCATTCCCGTTCCCTTGTCTCAGGTTGGTCCCTGCTCTGCAAAGGGACTCCGGTTGCCTTCGGAAATTTGTCTCAGTACTGACCATTTGCGGGCCATCTTAGGCCTAGGCGGTTCGCAGGAAAGGTGGGGCAACAGGACACACCCCCCAATGTTGGGGACTCCGGCTGTTAGCACCTCTTCTCCACCAGCCTCATTCCCCCCAACTCTTTCAAGCTGAAGCGCCTCAGGGACCACCAACATGGCCACTTTAGTAGCTGTCTCTAACGTTCAAGACAACTCAAAGACTGACAGATCTTTGCGAGTGGGGGTGCCGGTGGGAGGAGCATAGATGGGTTTTTCCCTTTTCCCCAGAGGTTTCTGGGTTTCCGTACAAGAGAGCAGCCTGGGTCTCTTTAACTATGGGAAATTACTTGGGATCTCTCCAGGGTCTTCTGCTTCTCTTAGGACTGATCTCTGCTTCTTTCCTCAGTCCTGTCTCCCAACTAATCTCTGTAACCGTTGCATCAGGCCAGCCCACTGTTTGTCTCTGCACCCTCAGGCCTGGGGCTCCTCTGCTGATGAAAGCCAGGTCCCACACACTGGAAGACCAAGGAGTTTTCCCTAGAGGACAACCCTGCAGAGAAACACTCAGGGCAATATTGCGTCTGCAGTCCCCAGAGACAGGCAGCTCAGCTCTGCCTTTGGGCTCAGTGGGCTTAGTTGTTCTCTATTCGTTCCTAACAAATGCCTAATAAGCACCCACTATGTGCCAAGCATTTGGGGATCCAGGGTATATTAGAAGCAAAAGACGAAACTGTTCTCAATAAAACTTACATTTCAATGTAAAGCAAAAGGGGGGAAAAACAGAAGCAGGGAAAAAATAGTTCAGGATGGTGGCTAGAGGTTTTATCATTCAGGAATTGCCTCAGTGGGTGGGTGAGATGGAAAGAAGGCAAGCCTGTGAGCCAAGCAGGTAATGTGGAAGAGGTTtatagaagggagagaaggagcagaagggttgaGATGAGTGTGCCAGTATCCTTAGGAGCAGGGCAGTGAGCTGGACTAGAGTAAGCAGGAGAGGGTGGTGAATGGAAACTCAAGTAGCAGGTCCTGTAGAGCCTTGCAAGCATTCTCAGGATGCTAGTCTTTCAACAGTCCTGAAACAGGAATCCATTGGGGGATCTGAGCAGAGGAATGTCCTAAATTAAAAGGGTTGGGGAAAGACCCCATGcatttaattccaacactcaaaGAGGTAggagcaggcagagctctgagctccaggccagcataGTCAGATCCTAactcaaaataaatacaaaaacaaaggGTTGAGTGTGTAGCTCAAtagtagactgcttgcctagtaTGTAGAGGGCCCTAGGTCAACCCGCagccatgaaaataaaaaagacaagaaTAGAAACAGGAGATCTTAGCTGGAAAtaatggcaaatgcctttaaccccagcacttgaaaggtagGTAGatcagagttcaaagccagctagtctacaaagtaagttccaggacagcaaaagctacacagcaagaccctgtctaaaaaaaaaaaaaaaaaaaaaaaaaaaaagatttcaaggCTTCCAAAAATAATCTAGGGAATGAAATGCATAATGCATGGTAAGTTTACATCTGGAAATAATGAGAAAAAGTGAGAAATATTTAGGTTTTGGGTACTTCTAAAGAATATTGAAGTTGCCAGTGCTTTAGACTGAGCTGTGGTATCTGAGAAGGGAGGAATTAAGGATACCAAATGTTTGGCTTTAGGCACCTATAGTTGCCATTTAGTAAGAACTGTACCCCCTTGGTAGGAAAGGCCTTTTGTGTAAGCTGAATGCCTGCTCAACAACCAAAAGAGATGGAGATCCCAGGGCAGGTCTGGAGGCTAGGATGGGAATGGAGTTTAAGCAAATACTGCTGAAATCTCTCTTCCCTGTATTTTAGTTCTCACTTTGGCAGATCTGAGGTCTATCTGGATTTAGAGAAAACTTAGTTGGCCAGGACTTTGCTATTATGTAATCAGGACTACAAATGTCAGCAACTAAAAATAAAGTTAAGCATGCCTGTCCTTGGcttcagggacacacacacacacacacacacacacacacacacacacacacacacacacgagcctctctgtggcctggtctacagagttgagtTCCAGAATTCCAGGATGCCccgggcttcacagagaaactgtctcaaaatccAATGACAGAAATTAAGAAACCAGCTAGAGAAAGACCAGTAAGAGGCTAGAGGTAAAGGACctgtttcttcccctttctccacagtgTTCCAGAAGGAAGTGCATCTtcatacaccaccacacctgaaaGCAGGTAATCTTAGCCACCCTCCCAGTCAGCTCCTAATGCTGCTCAACTTGCTTTGCTGGGATGAGAGTTAGACCAGGCCTTGACCAGAACCAGCTTTTGCTGTCAGACCATGTCTTTCTCTGATCCCATAATGTTGTTTTAGAGCTGGCTTGTCTCAAAGTCAGCCTCAAAAATGGCAACTGGTTTGTTTTCCCAATTCTCAGTCCACACCAAGATTAACCCCAAAGGACCTTTAGTTCAAGCTTCCCACACAAGAAAAAAGGAGTACAAATAGCTTGGTAATTGCCCCTAGAAATTACCAGTAGTGTTCCCAAGTGAGTTGAATACTTTTACTGTAATCCTGTAATATGTATGCatagccaggcacagtggctcaTTCCTGTATCTCAGAACTTGAGAGgatcctgaagttatctgtagtAAATCCCTCTGAATAAAGGGTAGGTTCTGTCAGGTatagtgatgcacacctttagtcccagcacttgggagttgatctctttgagtttgaggccagcatgagttctaggacaggcagggctacacagagagaccctgtctcaaacaacaaaagaagactGGCAATAGAGTCTGGAGAGAAAGCTTATCAGTTATGCATGCTTGCTGCTTCCTGCTGTACCTAAATCAGGCTTCCTGCAGccacatcaggtggttcacatagcctggaactccagttccaggagagccaaagcCTCTGGCCCCAAACACTgatcatgtatacacatgcaaatTAAAAGCTTGAAACAAAATAGTAGAGATAACTAAATAATATTGACATTTACTGATTTAGttcttaaattacatttatttgtttggggtTTGTCTGCTGGCCATGGTGTGTATGTGATCATCTGGACATTGAGAGTTGAATCTGGCAGTATTAAACCCAGACTGCTGGGCTTTGGTGgtagccatctccccatcccaacACTCATTTAGTTTGTGTGCAGTGGTGtgcaggtcagagaacaacttgtgggagttgattctccacccccaccctattCCAATGTGGCTTTCAAGGAGTGACAACCTATGTATGCCCTTACCTGTTGTGTAAGACCAGTGCACTTTAAATTCTATATGTTAAAACAGGCATGAGATCAGTTCACCAACTGTGGTGAATGGAATGTATGTCCTTTTTCAGAAACCGGTCCAATTACAGTCATGGCAGCTGAGTCTCTGCCTTTCGCCTTTGAGACAGTGTCCAGCTGGGAGCTGGAAGCCTGGTATGAGGATCTGCAGGAGGTCCTGTCCTCAGATGAAATTGGGGGCACCTATATCTCATCCCCAGGAAACGAAGAGGTGAGTGCTGTCTTCGGATGGGCAAGCAGGATGATGGCATGGACCCATAGCCCCAgcactcccccaaccccaccccccccagagctggggaccgaacccagggccttgcgcttcctaggcaagcgctctaccactgagctaaatccccaaccccgccccagCACTTTTAAAAGTGCCAAGAGGCTCAGTTCATGGCCAGCCCAAGCTaaccaagtaaaaataaaataaaacccagttAACTGGCGGTGTATGCCTCTCCTGAAGTAATTAATATCCATCTCcccttcttcattttcttaaagGAAGAATCAAAAACCTTCACTACTCTTGACCCTGCATCCCTAGCTTGGCTGACTGAGGAGCCAGGGCCAGCAGAGGTCACAAGCACCTCCCAAAGCCCTCGCTCTCCAGATTCCAGTCAGAGTTCTATggctcaggaggaagaagaggaagatcaAGGAAGAACTAGGAAACGGAAACAGAGTGGTCAGTGCGCAGCCCGGGCTGGGAAACAGCGCatgaaggagaaggagcaggagaatGAGAGGAAAGTGGCACAGCTTGCTGAAGAGAACGAGCGGCTCAAGCAGGAAATCGAGCGCCTGACCAGGGAGGTAGAGACCACACGGCGGGCTCTGATCGACCGCATGGTCAGTCTGCACCAAGCATGAACTGTTGGCATcacctcctgtctgtctctcccggAGTGTACCCAGCACCATCACGCCAGTGCCAAGCATGTAATCTCCAGTGCACATGCTGAGGAGGGGACTGAGGGTAGACCAAAGGAGAGGGGCTTGTACACTGTACATTCTTTATTACTGTCCATACCCAGTAAAGTGACTTTGTGTGAACATTCTCTCACTTTTTCTTCTTGCCTTTCGGAGTTTCAATGGGCTTCCCCTCAGCCAAAGCCAACTGTTTCTTTAGATCCAAGAGTTTAGCCACTTCTGCAGCAACCTGGTTCTTGTCTGCCTTCTGTGCTTTCAGTTCCCGAACTATGTTTCCCTGAGAAAAGAATTGGGGTGAGGGGGAGACAGCAGTCCCATGACACAGCAGTCCCAGGACACAGCAGTCCCAGGACAAGGACCTGTGTAGGTTCTGTACTTCTCAGGGTCAAAGCTTCATACCTGTTTGGTTACCTCATCCACCAGCACTTGTATGTCCTGCGACCCTGCTGTAGTAACTGCCTCAACAACTGCTGGCTTGGGGGACCCTTTAGcctggagaagagaagagaattatTACTTGCTGCCATAAATACCCTCTGGCCTCCAGTTTCACGTAACATCTCAGAGGAAACAGTTACCTGTAACTCCAAAGACTCTTCTAGCTAAGACAGGAAAGAAACATAAGTGAGGAAGCAGCAAGGCCAGAGGTAGAAAGAGAGGAGTCAGGATACTTAGGGAGATCAGGAGGCAATCCCAGGGCTTTTGCTGGGTGAGGGCACAGTCTAGGTTGCTCACCTGGCCCCCTCCAAAGCGCTGCCTCAAATTTTCAATCTGGTCATTTTCCAATTTCTGGAACAAAGGACTGACCTGTTGGAACAAATATCAGAATCAATCACCGATCTGCAATGATTGCTCAATCTCCAGAACAGCACACAGAGATGCTTCCCACATTAAGCTTTCTGACGTTATCCCAGATGCTTTAGGAGAAATAGGAGCATGACAGAGTGAGAGTTTGCAAAGGCAGCAGTCACTGCGGAGGAACCGGATTCTCCAGTGGGGAAGCACAGGGCACAAGGGGACACCATCAGTGTTAGAGCAGAGGGCTGTCGGCAGCACCAGGCCATGGTGTTTTTTACAGGACATTTCTGTTCTCTACACTCCCTGACTTCCGGCAGGAACAGCGATAAGGATATACAGATAGCACTACACTCAAAGCCAGAGTGCAGAGTGAGGGAGGGCTTCTGAGGACAACTGTAGAGCCCCACACCTAAGACAGACATTTAGGTCACTACTAACATCACCCCAATGGCAGCACTGTAAAAATAAGGATTTTAAGTGGCCAGAGCCACCAACATCAGTGAGACCTACTGTGCCAATTCGGTGGCCTGCTGGTAAGGTACAAATGAAGCTTGTGGCAAGGATGCGGCAGGCTGCCTCTGGGAGCTGGAGCTGGGTCTGAATGGTGGAGCTGACTGTGGGCATGTACGGCTGGAGCATGACAGACAGCAAGGCAGCTATGTTCACTGCCATTCCTGTCACCGTGCCTGCCCGCTgcctgagagagggagagggaaaggaagaaagagatgtCAAGGCCACAGGACGAGGATGTCATTTAATTCCTATAACCAGCCCTAGCTCCTGAACACACCTGTCCATCTCATCGCCTTTAATCCGTTTCCAGGGCTCATTCACTTGAATATATTGGTTGCCATGCCGAGATATGGTAAGGATACTGCGCAAGGCATCCCGGATCCTGGGAAGGGAGAAGGCAAAGTACACAGGATTATGAACCATACCAACATATTACTGACCGGACGGAGTTGGAAGTTACTTACCGAACCTTTTCCAACAGCTGGTGATAGCGCTGGAGTTCCCAGGAGACATGTGCCACCAGGCGTCTGTCATCGTGGGTCAGCACCATCTCAGGCACACAACCCCCAAAAAACTTAGACACGAACATGCCAGCTcttggggagaggggaaaaaaagacattgttATTGCCCAGTTTTCATAGAAAAAATTCATCCACAAGTCTTCATGCTTGGGCCAGACAGATGTCTCATGAGGTAGATAAAAGCTGCCATCAAGCttgatgaccagagttcaattcctggcatcTATGTGGTGGAGGAAGAACTGAGTCAGCTTATACACTGATGTTCACTATCGATCATACCCCACACACAAACCGTAAATAGATGTTaaataaacaaccaaacaaacaaacaagaaaacggTTCTCGTGGCATGCCTGTGCAAGCCTGGTAACTCCTGGTCCTTCAAACTAGAAGTAAGGTTAAATTCTATATTCTCTCCCAAGAATGTAATTCTGCAAATAGATGAATTAAATaattacacaatatatttttagaAGTATTAAGAATTAtcaagttggggctggagagatggctcaggggttaagagcactgacagttcttccagaggtcctgagttcaatccccagcaaccacatggtggttcacaaccatctatagtaagatctgatgccctcttctggtgtatctgaagacagctacagtgtactcatatacataaaataaataaacctttaaaaaaaaaaaagaattatcaagTTGAAGTATGTTTTAAGTTCACAAATATTCTAATGAAGCTGCTAAATGTGGCCAAGGGCTGCTGAGCTAAAGGTCCAGAACGTTGCCTGAAGCGTCTTAAGTGCAGgaggcatgtgtctgtgtgtgctgaggATGAAACGTGGAGATCTGAATGTGCCACAGCAAcactgtcactgagctgtgtcttTAGCCCAGCATATTCTTTACTTTGCAGAACAGCTGCAAGGGCAGAAACAGCAACGGTAAAGAGTGAGTTACAGTACAGCTCTGACACCAAACAACCTCTGTTCACAGAAACAGTCAGTGATCTGCAGGCTAACTTTGTTGTGAGGAGAGCATGCGCCCCCAGTTCTAGAAAGgcctttaataaaaatataatacatgAAGATTGCTTTGTGACCAATTCATCAAACCACCTGGCTGCAGCTGACCCACCTCAGCGCACAGCTCAGTATGTGCTGTGGCCAATCCCATCTCCTTGCCTCCAGCCTCCACCTACTTAGCCGTCCTCCCTGCTGGGTGGAGAGGTCCACCAGATCCCCCTACCTATTGATGAAGTTGCCCAGGTTGTTAAGCAGCTCAGAATTGTTTTTAATCAGCAAGTCTGTCCAGGAGAAGGCACTGTCCTGGCCCTCAGGCCGAATGTATAGCAGATAGAATCGCCAGATGTCAGCAGGGATCCCTGTATCTTGGGCCATGTCTCCAAACACTCCTATCCCCCGGCTCTTAGAGAACTTCCCGTCCTCGTAGTTCAGGTATTCTGGAGAAAAGAGGACCAAGTCATGCCCTCCCTCTCAATGCTCCCACCCCGCCATTGTCTCTGCCTGCACGCCTAGGTTCAGTCTTAGATTTTGCTTTCCAGTTCTCATTCCCCTGTGGATGGCGTTCTCAGGCCTGTTTCCCGTCTCAATGCCTAACGGAGAACCAGCGCGTCTCCAGGCTCCTCCACGCATCGCCTTGGGCCTCACGCCCTGGGAACATCCCACAGTGCTCTGCCAGGACCTACCTGTAGCGATGAGGTTCTTGACTAAGGTGTAGTTATCCTCAGCTCCTAGGGCTGAACAAGGAAAGACCAAGCCATGGAAGGGAACATTGTCTTTGGCCATGAACTGGTAAAGGTCCACCTTGGAGAAAACATTGGGACATTGCCTAAAACTCTCTTCAGAGGAGCAA
This window contains:
- the Ddit3 gene encoding DNA damage-inducible transcript 3 protein yields the protein MAAESLPFAFETVSSWELEAWYEDLQEVLSSDEIGGTYISSPGNEEEESKTFTTLDPASLAWLTEEPGPAEVTSTSQSPRSPDSSQSSMAQEEEEEDQGRTRKRKQSGQCAARAGKQRMKEKEQENERKVAQLAEENERLKQEIERLTREVETTRRALIDRMVSLHQA
- the Mars1 gene encoding methionine--tRNA ligase, cytoplasmic isoform X2, with protein sequence MEEGLTPQEICDKYHAIHVDIYRWFNISFDTFGRTTTPLQTKITQDIFQRLLTRGFVLQDTVEQLRCEQCARFLADRFVEGVCPFCGYEEARGDQCDKCGKLINAIELKRPQCKVCRSHPVVKSSKHLFLDLPKLEKRLEDWLGKTMPGSDWTPNARFIIRSWLRDGLKPRCITRDLKWGTPVPLEGFEDKVFYVWFDATIGYLSITANYTDQWERWWKNPEQVDLYQFMAKDNVPFHGLVFPCSALGAEDNYTLVKNLIATEYLNYEDGKFSKSRGIGVFGDMAQDTGIPADIWRFYLLYIRPEGQDSAFSWTDLLIKNNSELLNNLGNFINRAGMFVSKFFGGCVPEMVLTHDDRRLVAHVSWELQRYHQLLEKVRIRDALRSILTISRHGNQYIQVNEPWKRIKGDEMDRQRAGTVTGMAVNIAALLSVMLQPYMPTVSSTIQTQLQLPEAACRILATSFICTLPAGHRIGTVSPLFQKLENDQIENLRQRFGGGQLEESLELQAKGSPKPAVVEAVTTAGSQDIQVLVDEVTKQGNIVRELKAQKADKNQVAAEVAKLLDLKKQLALAEGKPIETPKGKKKK
- the LOC134479709 gene encoding uncharacterized LOC128125814 homolog, which encodes MLKMSGWQRQSQNNSRNLRRECSRRKCIFIHHHT